DNA from Magnolia sinica isolate HGM2019 chromosome 19, MsV1, whole genome shotgun sequence:
CTTAAGTTTCCCTTATTTGGAGAGCTATGATCCATTATGAATCATCCCTAGCTTATTACGGTATGAGTTccctatgttgggcccacctatgatcaaACAGAAAACGGTTGGAAAGGATGAACCCACTGTAGATTGCACATGACCGAAAAAAGGCCTTGATCGGATAATCACATCCCTAGAACTAATGGCAGGCAAAATGGATGGTAAGAGTAAAATGGTCTTCCCAGCCATTATTTGAATGGCTAAGATCATTCTATCAGGATGGCACTGCGGTCCGTGTAGGAGTCTGACCATAATAAAGTAGGAATAATTTGTACTGGATCTTAGCCCTGTTTTTGCAAGCATCTCTTCACACTTGATGATTGATCTTTTGTCTAGTTGCATATTGAAGTACCTCTTCTACCTTCGTGGTGGATAAATTTTACAAGTAAATGTTACTTGTTATATGCATGTAGTTTCGTAAGCCCATACCTTCCATGTGCAGCTGAACACACGGCCTCGTGTCTATGGGATATCCAAGTCATGGAAGTGGTGGGCTGCACCAGGAAGGTGACCTGCCCAAAGAAACCAGGCCAGTCCACTTGTTGGGCAGGTGACATCCATTGTTTACttgcatgcatggcccacctgatgagttgaccagcCTGACTCTGTGCCAGGTCATCCAAATGATGGGGCCACCTGATGCATGGCACTGATGTCACTGGCTGGCATGCGGGGCTGTTTGTGGAGGTGAGTGTGGGCCCAGCAAAGCCATAGTAATTCTTATACATCCATTTCCTCAGATATTTGACAGAGCTCTAATTATTGCCATCAGGTACTCGGATTTGGGGAGTACATTGAGGAGGTTTATGCTGCATACGAACAACATAAGCTTGAGACTCTGGTGCGTAGTATTTGCAATCCGTTTGTCTTTTCCCTCCCGTCGGGTCTGTGGTCAACTTTCATGTGATGTCCTCGTGAAAATTTTCCTTGAACAGGATTCCCCCAAAGGTGGGAAGTGGACAAGTGGAGCCGAGATGACTGAGGAAGAAGCATTAGCAGAGCAGCAGAGGATGTTTGCTGAGGCACGTGCAAGAATGAATGGGACAGCCATTCCAAAGCAAGAAGACTCGGAACGGAGTATGGAGCAACAGGAGGCGCGTGCAGAGATGAATGGGGCAGCTATCCTGAAGCGAGAGAACTCAGATCGGAGTATAGAGCAGCATAGGACATTTGCTGCAGCACCTGCAATAACGAATGGGATGGTTATCCCAAAGCAAGAAGACTCGGCAGTGAGCATGAATAGCTGATTCTGTCATACACTGATCATGGGCATGTTTGGATCGCCCATGTGGGATCTGTTAAATTCCTAGTTTTTGTAAGAACTTCGGATAATGCCATCTGCAGATTTGCACTCTGCTTTGTATTTACCTATGAATTatgtagatggaagatgggttTCTTACAATAGTCTTATTAATACATTTAAGCATACCGAAATCTTTATGTTGATTGTTTGATCAACTCATCCCACACCTTTGGGTCACGTTAGTGCACTAGGCTTCACTTCTCTCCTTTCATCAACAAATCAATTGAAGAAAACCACATCTACTTTGGTGGACCCTGCACCTGATCGATTAATGCAGGCATTGCAACATGACCATTCAGTTGATATCAGGCCATCTTGAGGGCCAATTTGGATTAGAGAATTCCTTGGTAAAAGAAATCACAACTGAAATTCTTATAATTTTGTTGTGCTTAGATTGCAAGGAATCTAAGGAATCCAAGCTGTGGAAATGAAAATTGTAATGATCATGCATTACTTCCCTTTACCCTAAAAAGTAGGATTTCACAATTAGAGTCTTGTTCAGATTGTAAGAGTGAATCCTAAATTCACTAGACAACAGTCACTTGGTTTTTTGTTAAGTCAGAATAAGCATGGTGATTATTTTGTAGAATCCATTTATCAAAAAAATGCATTGTTATCTTATCAATGGAATATTGTTTAAAAGCATCTAAGGCTTCGCCGACTGAGAACATACACCCCCCGGCGATTGTGGGGGCGAGGAAGAATATAAAGATAGGGTATAAAAGACAATTTCCTAGTAGCCTTTCAGAGCCTCCCTTTCCTAATTAAAAGAGACTTTCAGCTCCTTATATGCTCTTCACTACTGCATGCTGGAAAATGGTGGAAAAAGATTTTTATCTTCTGATCTGACCCTAATTGGAAGAAATTCAGTGCAAGCGATTACACTGCTCTCATGTCAATCATTTGTACTTGCAATAGAGTTTTCCTAGGTAATTATCTTTCCCTTGATTTAAAATGCCAAGGCTACTCACAGATGGAATTTCTGATCCTACTTCCAACGTGTTACACTTGTGCAAATCAAGACAATTCAAAGAGTACCCCATCACCCCCAAAACCAGGCGAATCACAGGTATGAAGAAATGGACAATCAAAGCATCTGCATTTAATGTATGCAGGGGACCCCACAACTGATCAGTTGGCCTGATTGTTGGTGGCCATGGGAATATGCACGCACAGGCCTGATTGTTAAGGGTCATGGGAAATGCACACACAGTGGTTCACACCTGATGAGTCGCCCATATACATCACCACATTGCCATGTGAAATCATACCCCTTGCTAGTAGCCATATCAGGGCTCTTCCCTGATTGTATGGAAGGCAAATAACAGCTTAGATTATTGCTGATTTCAATGCCCATTATCAACATAACAATGATCAAACCACCATCAACTCATTACATATATAACCTTTTATGCATCCTATGAAAATCTTAGTTGAACAGTTCTTTAAGTTTCAAACACAAATCCACACATTGATTTTTCACCCTTCTAATATATTCTGCATGATCTTTCTTTTGCACTTGTCTTACAACATCAACCTGTGTTCCTCATGCCTGCTGCAATCCCATTAATAGTAATAAGCAGTGCATCTCTAAGCTTATGGTTGTCATCGTCACACCTCAATCTCCTCAGAATCTCCACCTGCAACATGTTTATCGGATTAAGATATGGAAGCCTGCTCTCAATCAGCCGCCTCAAGCTCCTATTGTTCTCTGACAGCTTTTCGTGCCCACTCACCACCAACACACACTTCTCTGTCGTCAAAAGATCGTTCCTTAGCTGCGCGCCAAGCCCTCTCCGGGACTCGGACACTAGCATTTCGTCGTAGTGCTTTGCTATGGGAATATCAGCCTTTCCAAGAACCATCTCAATGAGGTCTATGGTGGATTGGAAGAATGGCCACTCCTTGTACATTGCTTGCAAGTCTTCCTTGTATCCTTTCTCACACGCACCCTTGAGGCCAGCGCCCACGCCAAGCCATGCGGGGAGCACAAAGCGCGTCTGGGTCCATGCAAATACCCAAGGTATAGCGCGGAGGTGGTCGATGGCTGTTGAGGCCTTACGTCTAGCGGGTCTGCTCCCGATGTTGAGAAAGCCGAGCTCAGCCTGCGGGGTTGCCTCGTTGAAGTAGCTTATGAAGTCTGGGTTGTCATAGACGGTGCTCCTGTAGTGGTCGCGGCTAATGTTCGAAATCTCCTCCATGACGTTACGCCATTTCTCCTCTCTGGGCGGGAGTGGGGGGCGTAATGTCGCAAGTAGCACTGCTGTAGTGTAGATCTCTAGCTGCCGGACCGCTGTCTGGGGAAGCCCGAACTTCGCCTGCACCATCTCGC
Protein-coding regions in this window:
- the LOC131234897 gene encoding protein Dr1 homolog — protein: MEPMDIVGKSKEDVSLPKATMFKIIKEMLPADVRVARDAQDLLVECCVEFINLISSESNEVCSREEKRTIAPEHVLKALEVLGFGEYIEEVYAAYEQHKLETLDSPKGGKWTSGAEMTEEEALAEQQRMFAEARARMNGTAIPKQEDSERSMEQQEARAEMNGAAILKRENSDRSIEQHRTFAAAPAITNGMVIPKQEDSAVSMNS